One Betta splendens chromosome 16, fBetSpl5.4, whole genome shotgun sequence genomic window carries:
- the LOC114843604 gene encoding zinc finger protein ZFAT-like isoform X1, whose translation MDEQTAGSSVFMCRLCNLFSPSRSLLLAHCSQLHPEQERHDDLIIALQPLAAEPLETQTENPVKRKRGRPKGSTKKTRIDVAEGETDSTHSQVVDVQKQGGKNQEEVVMRGESNAGTLGLECRDCHRSFSNRRQILKHICLKDEQIEEEEDRRVHGGAEVEGSLDHGGPDTNQAKQNSAKPTFVRYKDLSSFRPRSRVSKDGGPSTGNKKPVISVVLTEDETLPGVSQMVPVEETSTETESVSNPAQTQLPAVFQSQSQDLESEATTKEIPKTDEQSSNLSSTTTSATISRGFQEYSIKQDSTNLLQSQLKIFTCQFCNKIFKFRHSLIAHLRTHTQEKPFQCPHCDYASAIKANLNVHLRKHTGEKFSCQQCPFNCLSPGHLKVHVERVHLKVKQHCSYCEKKYSDVKNLLKHMDKRHNLKDPAVYHSYQQLRLKTRQGLRQLLYHCPTCNRRFKNQLQRERHMLIHGPQRPFACLLCDHAATKMSGLAAHVRKHLFLYVCCVCDGKFVSSHRLKTHLKESHSEMEQEQTFTDCINSSYYLTQPGGTMWGEEEREGVEKEAEQNQSVEEEGQDKITEEVRRNGVGGEEWHPDVAEREVLSDEREAPGDGTEEVQVTEGDAGKHGESNNGGPEEGSQGVKESLPDVAASDSEARHEENSEDHAQVLENTHPGLSDLSEPPAAAPPGDEDQSPHSDKDSELFDQNAFHQVISSLQKTRLNVETFQRLRKIYGDLECQYCGKLFWYKVHYNVHVRTHTKEHSHYCSKCNYSSITKSSLKRHQIQKHSGVMLPCSHPGCTYTTPDKYKLQAHVKTHQGQGKSVECPVCQHSYPEHRLKHHIKTAHPDSVRVRGKGLMVQRAEKCPYCDSYFLKNSSDFQQHIWAHQGLKPYVCSVCDYAGRSRSNLKTHMNRHNTERRHLCDLCGKKFKSKVTLKSHRLTHTDEGKPFQCSECDFTSVSKPSLLRHMEQHADFKPFRCAHCHYSCNIAGPLKRHYNMKHPDQKYENAGPGLPNPDSLKQQGGMKCPECEFVYGTKWELNRHLKSKHSLKVVEGVWEVGEAVEAQYVSVEDEVQAAATVAAVHNNVDIQQITEFSSETHDAVTSMVAMAPGTVAVVQQLQVADEQEVGNCGNQLMVVNAEGDLTGEQVMVVEDAHGLEALTVLTQGEDTHHYIVYVQEHTVEIN comes from the exons ATGGATGAACAAACAGCAG GTAGTTCGGTGTTTATGTGTCGGCTGTGCAACCTTTTCTCTCCCAGTCGCTCTCTGCTGCTTGCACATTGTTCCCAGTTGCACCCTGAGCAGGAGCGTCATGATGACCTCATCATTGCACTTCAGCCTCTTGCAGCAGAGCCTTTGGAGACGCAGACAG AAAACCCTGTGAAACGGAAACGTGGACGACCTAAGGGCTCTACGAAAAAGACACGCATAGATGTGGCAGAGGGCGAAACTGATTCCACCCATTCTCAAGTGGTTGATGTTCAAAAACAGGGAGGGAAGAATCAGGAAGAGGTGGTCATGAGAG GTGAAAGCAATGCTGGGACACTGGGGTTGGAGTGTAGAGACTGTCATCGTTCATTCAGCAACAGACGACAGATCCTGAAACACATCTGTCTGAAAGATGAACAGatagaggaagaggaagaca GGAGGGTCCATGGTGGAGCAGAGGTTGAGGGGAGTTTAGACCATGGGGGACCAGACACAAATCAGGCCAAGCAAAACTCAGCAAAGCCAACTTTTGTGAGATACaaag ACTTGTCCAGTTTCAGACCCCGAAGCCGCGTCTCTAAAGACGGGGGTCcatcaacaggaaacaaaaagccAGTAATTAGTGTGGTTCTGACAGAGGATGAAACACTTCCAG GTGTCTCGCAGATGGTTCCAGTAGAGGAAACCTCAACAGAAACAGAGTCTGTTTCCAACCCTGCTCAGACTCAG CTGCCTGCAGTCTTCCAGAGTCAGTCACAAGATCTTGAAAGTGAGGCAACAACCAAAGAAATCCCTAAAACAGATGAGCAAAG CTCTAACTTGTCATCTACAACAACATCAGCAACAATCAGCAGAGGTTTCCAGGAATATTCTATCAAGCAAGATTCTACCAA TTTACTTCAGAGCCAGTTGAAGATCTTCACCTGTCAGTTCTGTAATAAAATCTTCAAGTTCAGACACTCATTGATCGCACATCTCCGGACACACACCCAGGAGAAACCGTTCCAGTGTCCTCACTGTGACTATGCATCCGCCATTAAAG CCAATCTGAATGTTCATCTGAGGAAGCACACAGGAGAAAAGTTCAGCTGCCAACAATGCCCTTTCAACTGCCTCAGCCCTGGACACCTTAAG GTACACGTGGAGCGAGTTCACTTGAAGGTGAAGCAGCACTGCAGTTACTGTGAGAAAAAGTACTCAGATGTGAAGAACCTTCTCAAACACATGGATAAACGACACAACCTGAAAGACCCTGCTGTCTATCACAGCTACCAGCAACTGAG GCTAAAGACTCGTCAGGGCCTCAGGCAGCTCCTCTACCACTGTCCCACTTGTAACCGACGCTTCAAAAACCAGCTGCAGCGGGAGCGCCACATGTTGATCCATGGGCCCCAGCGGCCCTTCGCCTGCCTCCTCTGTGACCACGCTGCGACCAAGATGAGCGGCCTTGCTGCTCATGTCAGGAAACACCTCTTCCTatatgtgtgctgtgtgtgtgacgggAAGTTTGTCAGCTCTCACAGACTGAAGACTCACCTGAAGGAGTCTCACTCTGAAATGGAGCAGGAACAGACCTTCACGGACTGCATCAACAGCAGCTACTACCTGACGCAGCCTGGAGGCACTAtgtggggagaggaggagagggaaggcgTAGAGAAAGAGGCCGAGCAAAACCAAAGTGTAGAGGAGGAGGGTCAAGATAAGATAACAGAGGAAGTTAGAAGAAACGGTGTAGGTGGGGAGGAGTGGCATCCAGATGTGGCGGAGAGGGAGGTTCTGAGCGATGAACGTGAAGCTCCGGGTGACGGAACAGAAGAAGTGCAGGTGACAGAGGGAGATGCAGGAAAACATGGAGAATCAAATAATGGAGGTCCCGAAGAAGGTTCCCAAGGTGTTAAGGAGTCACTGCCCGACGTGGCTGCATCTGATAGCGAGGCCAGGCATGAAGAGAACTCAGAGGATCACGCTCAGGTTTTAGAAAACACACATCCAGGCCTGTCTGACCTGAGtgaaccaccagcagcagcgcctcctggagACGAGGACCAGTCTCCACATTCAGACAAG GATTCAGAGCTTTTCGATCAGAATGCCTTCCACCAGGTTATTTCATCTCTTCAGAAGACTCGGCTAAATGTGGAGACTTTCCAACGACTCCGGAAAATTTATGGAGACCTAGAATGTCAATACTGTG gtaAACTGTTCTGGTACAAAGTCCACTACAACGTCCACGTACGAACGCACACCAAGGAGCACTCGCACTACTGTTCAAAGTGTAACTACTCATCAATCACCAAAAGCTCTTTAAAGCGGCACCAGATCCAGAAGCACAGCGGTGTGATGTTGCCTTGCTCACATCCTGGCTGCACATACACCACACCTGACAAGTACAAACTACAAGCCCACGTCAAGACCCACCAGGGACAG GGGAAGAGTGTAGAGTGCCCCGTCTGCCAGCACAGCTACCCAGAGCACAGACTGAAACACCACATCAAAACAGCCCACCCTg aTTCAGTTCGTGTGCGGGGTAAAGGACTGATGGTGCAGCGTGCAGAGAAGTGCCCGTACTGCGACTCCTACTTCCTAAAGAACAGCAGTGACTTTCAGCAGCACATCTGGGCCCATCAAG GTCTGAAGCCGTACGTCTGCAGCGTGTGTGACTACGCAGGCCGCAGCAGGAGCAACCTGAAGACTCATATGAATCGACACAACACGGAGCGACGGCATCTCTGTGACCTGTGCGGCAAAAAGTTCAAGTCTAAAGTCACCCTGAAGAGCCACAGGCTGACGCACACTGATGAAG gcaAACCCTTTCAGTGTTCAGAGTGTGACTTCACATCGGTCTCTAAACCTTCGCTACTCAGACACATGGAGCAACACGCGGATTTTAAG CCATTCCGTTGTGCCCACTGTCACTACTCCTGTAATATTGCTGGTCCCCTCAAACGTCACTACAACATGAAACACCCAGATCAGAAATATGAAAACGCAGGACCTGGACTTCCCAACCCCGACTCTTTGAAACAGCAAG GCGGTATGAAGTGTCCTGAATGTGAATTCGTATATGGCACCAAGTGGGAGCTGAACCGACACTTGAAGAGCAAGCACAGCTTGAAAGTGGTGGAAGGCGTGTGGGAG GTGGGGGAAGCGGTGGAAGCTCAGTATGTGTCTGTGGAAGATGAAGTGCAGGCAGCAGCAACTGTGGCAGCTGTGCACAATAACG TTGATATCCAGCAGATCACTGAATTCAGTTCAGAGACTCATGATGCCGTCACCTCCATGGTCGCCATGGCCCCGGGCACCGTTGCTGTGGTACAACAG TTGCAGGTGGCAGATGAACAGGAAGTTGGTAACTGTGGCAACCAGCTGATGGTGGTGAACGCAGAGGGGGACCTGACCGGCGAacaggtgatggtggtggaggaTGCGCACGGCCTGGAGGCTCTGACGGTCCTCACTCAGGGAGAGGACACGCACCACTACATCGTCTACGTCCAGGAACACACTGTAGAAATCAACTAG
- the LOC114843604 gene encoding zinc finger protein ZFAT-like isoform X2, with protein MDEQTAGSSVFMCRLCNLFSPSRSLLLAHCSQLHPEQERHDDLIIALQPLAAEPLETQTENPVKRKRGRPKGSTKKTRIDVAEGETDSTHSQVVDVQKQGGKNQEEVVMRGESNAGTLGLECRDCHRSFSNRRQILKHICLKDEQIEEEEDRRVHGGAEVEGSLDHGGPDTNQAKQNSAKPTFVRYKDLSSFRPRSRVSKDGGPSTGNKKPVISVVLTEDETLPGVSQMVPVEETSTETESVSNPAQTQLPAVFQSQSQDLESEATTKEIPKTDEQSSNLSSTTTSATISRGFQEYSIKQDSTNLLQSQLKIFTCQFCNKIFKFRHSLIAHLRTHTQEKPFQCPHCDYASAIKANLNVHLRKHTGEKFSCQQCPFNCLSPGHLKVHVERVHLKVKQHCSYCEKKYSDVKNLLKHMDKRHNLKDPAVYHSYQQLRLKTRQGLRQLLYHCPTCNRRFKNQLQRERHMLIHGPQRPFACLLCDHAATKMSGLAAHVRKHLFLYVCCVCDGKFVSSHRLKTHLKESHSEMEQEQTFTDCINSSYYLTQPGGTMWGEEEREGVEKEAEQNQSVEEEGQDKITEEVRRNGVGGEEWHPDVAEREVLSDEREAPGDGTEEVQVTEGDAGKHGESNNGGPEEGSQGVKESLPDVAASDSEARHEENSEDHAQVLENTHPGLSDLSEPPAAAPPGDEDQSPHSDKDSELFDQNAFHQVISSLQKTRLNVETFQRLRKIYGDLECQYCGKLFWYKVHYNVHVRTHTKEHSHYCSKCNYSSITKSSLKRHQIQKHSGVMLPCSHPGCTYTTPDKYKLQAHVKTHQGQGKSVECPVCQHSYPEHRLKHHIKTAHPDSVRVRGKGLMVQRAEKCPYCDSYFLKNSSDFQQHIWAHQGLKPYVCSVCDYAGRSRSNLKTHMNRHNTERRHLCDLCGKKFKSKVTLKSHRLTHTDEGKPFQCSECDFTSVSKPSLLRHMEQHADFKPFRCAHCHYSCNIAGPLKRHYNMKHPDQKYENAGPGLPNPDSLKQQGGMKCPECEFVYGTKWELNRHLKSKHSLKVVEGVWEVGEAVEAQYVSVEDEVQAAATVAAVHNNVDIQQITEFSSETHDAVTSMVAMAPGTVAVVQQVADEQEVGNCGNQLMVVNAEGDLTGEQVMVVEDAHGLEALTVLTQGEDTHHYIVYVQEHTVEIN; from the exons ATGGATGAACAAACAGCAG GTAGTTCGGTGTTTATGTGTCGGCTGTGCAACCTTTTCTCTCCCAGTCGCTCTCTGCTGCTTGCACATTGTTCCCAGTTGCACCCTGAGCAGGAGCGTCATGATGACCTCATCATTGCACTTCAGCCTCTTGCAGCAGAGCCTTTGGAGACGCAGACAG AAAACCCTGTGAAACGGAAACGTGGACGACCTAAGGGCTCTACGAAAAAGACACGCATAGATGTGGCAGAGGGCGAAACTGATTCCACCCATTCTCAAGTGGTTGATGTTCAAAAACAGGGAGGGAAGAATCAGGAAGAGGTGGTCATGAGAG GTGAAAGCAATGCTGGGACACTGGGGTTGGAGTGTAGAGACTGTCATCGTTCATTCAGCAACAGACGACAGATCCTGAAACACATCTGTCTGAAAGATGAACAGatagaggaagaggaagaca GGAGGGTCCATGGTGGAGCAGAGGTTGAGGGGAGTTTAGACCATGGGGGACCAGACACAAATCAGGCCAAGCAAAACTCAGCAAAGCCAACTTTTGTGAGATACaaag ACTTGTCCAGTTTCAGACCCCGAAGCCGCGTCTCTAAAGACGGGGGTCcatcaacaggaaacaaaaagccAGTAATTAGTGTGGTTCTGACAGAGGATGAAACACTTCCAG GTGTCTCGCAGATGGTTCCAGTAGAGGAAACCTCAACAGAAACAGAGTCTGTTTCCAACCCTGCTCAGACTCAG CTGCCTGCAGTCTTCCAGAGTCAGTCACAAGATCTTGAAAGTGAGGCAACAACCAAAGAAATCCCTAAAACAGATGAGCAAAG CTCTAACTTGTCATCTACAACAACATCAGCAACAATCAGCAGAGGTTTCCAGGAATATTCTATCAAGCAAGATTCTACCAA TTTACTTCAGAGCCAGTTGAAGATCTTCACCTGTCAGTTCTGTAATAAAATCTTCAAGTTCAGACACTCATTGATCGCACATCTCCGGACACACACCCAGGAGAAACCGTTCCAGTGTCCTCACTGTGACTATGCATCCGCCATTAAAG CCAATCTGAATGTTCATCTGAGGAAGCACACAGGAGAAAAGTTCAGCTGCCAACAATGCCCTTTCAACTGCCTCAGCCCTGGACACCTTAAG GTACACGTGGAGCGAGTTCACTTGAAGGTGAAGCAGCACTGCAGTTACTGTGAGAAAAAGTACTCAGATGTGAAGAACCTTCTCAAACACATGGATAAACGACACAACCTGAAAGACCCTGCTGTCTATCACAGCTACCAGCAACTGAG GCTAAAGACTCGTCAGGGCCTCAGGCAGCTCCTCTACCACTGTCCCACTTGTAACCGACGCTTCAAAAACCAGCTGCAGCGGGAGCGCCACATGTTGATCCATGGGCCCCAGCGGCCCTTCGCCTGCCTCCTCTGTGACCACGCTGCGACCAAGATGAGCGGCCTTGCTGCTCATGTCAGGAAACACCTCTTCCTatatgtgtgctgtgtgtgtgacgggAAGTTTGTCAGCTCTCACAGACTGAAGACTCACCTGAAGGAGTCTCACTCTGAAATGGAGCAGGAACAGACCTTCACGGACTGCATCAACAGCAGCTACTACCTGACGCAGCCTGGAGGCACTAtgtggggagaggaggagagggaaggcgTAGAGAAAGAGGCCGAGCAAAACCAAAGTGTAGAGGAGGAGGGTCAAGATAAGATAACAGAGGAAGTTAGAAGAAACGGTGTAGGTGGGGAGGAGTGGCATCCAGATGTGGCGGAGAGGGAGGTTCTGAGCGATGAACGTGAAGCTCCGGGTGACGGAACAGAAGAAGTGCAGGTGACAGAGGGAGATGCAGGAAAACATGGAGAATCAAATAATGGAGGTCCCGAAGAAGGTTCCCAAGGTGTTAAGGAGTCACTGCCCGACGTGGCTGCATCTGATAGCGAGGCCAGGCATGAAGAGAACTCAGAGGATCACGCTCAGGTTTTAGAAAACACACATCCAGGCCTGTCTGACCTGAGtgaaccaccagcagcagcgcctcctggagACGAGGACCAGTCTCCACATTCAGACAAG GATTCAGAGCTTTTCGATCAGAATGCCTTCCACCAGGTTATTTCATCTCTTCAGAAGACTCGGCTAAATGTGGAGACTTTCCAACGACTCCGGAAAATTTATGGAGACCTAGAATGTCAATACTGTG gtaAACTGTTCTGGTACAAAGTCCACTACAACGTCCACGTACGAACGCACACCAAGGAGCACTCGCACTACTGTTCAAAGTGTAACTACTCATCAATCACCAAAAGCTCTTTAAAGCGGCACCAGATCCAGAAGCACAGCGGTGTGATGTTGCCTTGCTCACATCCTGGCTGCACATACACCACACCTGACAAGTACAAACTACAAGCCCACGTCAAGACCCACCAGGGACAG GGGAAGAGTGTAGAGTGCCCCGTCTGCCAGCACAGCTACCCAGAGCACAGACTGAAACACCACATCAAAACAGCCCACCCTg aTTCAGTTCGTGTGCGGGGTAAAGGACTGATGGTGCAGCGTGCAGAGAAGTGCCCGTACTGCGACTCCTACTTCCTAAAGAACAGCAGTGACTTTCAGCAGCACATCTGGGCCCATCAAG GTCTGAAGCCGTACGTCTGCAGCGTGTGTGACTACGCAGGCCGCAGCAGGAGCAACCTGAAGACTCATATGAATCGACACAACACGGAGCGACGGCATCTCTGTGACCTGTGCGGCAAAAAGTTCAAGTCTAAAGTCACCCTGAAGAGCCACAGGCTGACGCACACTGATGAAG gcaAACCCTTTCAGTGTTCAGAGTGTGACTTCACATCGGTCTCTAAACCTTCGCTACTCAGACACATGGAGCAACACGCGGATTTTAAG CCATTCCGTTGTGCCCACTGTCACTACTCCTGTAATATTGCTGGTCCCCTCAAACGTCACTACAACATGAAACACCCAGATCAGAAATATGAAAACGCAGGACCTGGACTTCCCAACCCCGACTCTTTGAAACAGCAAG GCGGTATGAAGTGTCCTGAATGTGAATTCGTATATGGCACCAAGTGGGAGCTGAACCGACACTTGAAGAGCAAGCACAGCTTGAAAGTGGTGGAAGGCGTGTGGGAG GTGGGGGAAGCGGTGGAAGCTCAGTATGTGTCTGTGGAAGATGAAGTGCAGGCAGCAGCAACTGTGGCAGCTGTGCACAATAACG TTGATATCCAGCAGATCACTGAATTCAGTTCAGAGACTCATGATGCCGTCACCTCCATGGTCGCCATGGCCCCGGGCACCGTTGCTGTGGTACAACAG GTGGCAGATGAACAGGAAGTTGGTAACTGTGGCAACCAGCTGATGGTGGTGAACGCAGAGGGGGACCTGACCGGCGAacaggtgatggtggtggaggaTGCGCACGGCCTGGAGGCTCTGACGGTCCTCACTCAGGGAGAGGACACGCACCACTACATCGTCTACGTCCAGGAACACACTGTAGAAATCAACTAG